A genome region from Rhinopithecus roxellana isolate Shanxi Qingling chromosome 10, ASM756505v1, whole genome shotgun sequence includes the following:
- the RHNO1 gene encoding RAD9, HUS1, RAD1-interacting nuclear orphan protein 1 isoform X1, protein MPPRKKRRQPSQKAQLLFHHQPLEGPKHSCASTQLPITHTRQVPSKPIDHSTITSWVSPDFDTTAGSLLPAYRKHHHQYRARHSSRKSTTSKFPHLTFESPQSSNSETLGIPLIRECPSESEKDVSRRPLVPVLSPQSCGDMSAQALQSLPYVFIPPDIQTPESSSVKEVLIPRDQKENSLPSCSLHTGTPDSPEPGPVLVEDTPEDKYGIKVTWRRRQHLLAYLRERGKLSRSQFLVKS, encoded by the exons ATGCCTCCCAGAAAAAAACGCCGCCAGCCTTCCCAGAAAGCCCAGCTGCTGTTCCACCATCAACCACTGGAGGGCCCCAAACACAGCTGTGCATCTACACAGCTTCCCATCACTCACACTCGACAGGTGCCCAGCAAGCCCATTGACCACAGCACCATCACTTCCTGG gtatcaCCTGATTTTGATACAACAGCGGGAAGCTTGTTGCCAGCCTACCGGAAACACCACCACCAATACCGGGCAAGACATTCAAGTCGAAAATCTACCACCTCCAAGTTTCCACATCTAACTTTTGAGAGTCCGCAGTCTTCCAATTCAGAGACATTGGGGATCCCCTTAATCCGGGAGTGCCCCAGTGAATCAGAAAAGGATGTTTCCAGAAGACCCTTAGTTCCAGTGCTCAGTCCCCAAAGCTGTGGGGACATGTCAGCACAGGCACTTCAGAGCTTACCTTATGTGTTCATTCCACCTGATATCCAGACCCCAGAGTCATCGTCTGTGAAGGAAGTACTCATTCCCCGAGATCAGAAGGAAAACAGCCTTCCAAGCTGCTCTCTTCACACTGGCACTCCTGATAGCCCAGAGCCTGGACCTGTTCTGGTTGAAGACACCCCCGAAGACAAGTATGGAATAAAGGTCACGTGGAGGAGACGACAGCACCTGCTTGCTTACCTCAGGGAGAGAGGGAAGCTGAGCAGAAGCCAATTCCTTGTGAAAAGCTGA
- the RHNO1 gene encoding RAD9, HUS1, RAD1-interacting nuclear orphan protein 1 isoform X2 codes for MPPRKKRRQPSQKAQLLFHHQPLEGPKHSCASTQLPITHTRQVSPDFDTTAGSLLPAYRKHHHQYRARHSSRKSTTSKFPHLTFESPQSSNSETLGIPLIRECPSESEKDVSRRPLVPVLSPQSCGDMSAQALQSLPYVFIPPDIQTPESSSVKEVLIPRDQKENSLPSCSLHTGTPDSPEPGPVLVEDTPEDKYGIKVTWRRRQHLLAYLRERGKLSRSQFLVKS; via the exons ATGCCTCCCAGAAAAAAACGCCGCCAGCCTTCCCAGAAAGCCCAGCTGCTGTTCCACCATCAACCACTGGAGGGCCCCAAACACAGCTGTGCATCTACACAGCTTCCCATCACTCACACTCGACAG gtatcaCCTGATTTTGATACAACAGCGGGAAGCTTGTTGCCAGCCTACCGGAAACACCACCACCAATACCGGGCAAGACATTCAAGTCGAAAATCTACCACCTCCAAGTTTCCACATCTAACTTTTGAGAGTCCGCAGTCTTCCAATTCAGAGACATTGGGGATCCCCTTAATCCGGGAGTGCCCCAGTGAATCAGAAAAGGATGTTTCCAGAAGACCCTTAGTTCCAGTGCTCAGTCCCCAAAGCTGTGGGGACATGTCAGCACAGGCACTTCAGAGCTTACCTTATGTGTTCATTCCACCTGATATCCAGACCCCAGAGTCATCGTCTGTGAAGGAAGTACTCATTCCCCGAGATCAGAAGGAAAACAGCCTTCCAAGCTGCTCTCTTCACACTGGCACTCCTGATAGCCCAGAGCCTGGACCTGTTCTGGTTGAAGACACCCCCGAAGACAAGTATGGAATAAAGGTCACGTGGAGGAGACGACAGCACCTGCTTGCTTACCTCAGGGAGAGAGGGAAGCTGAGCAGAAGCCAATTCCTTGTGAAAAGCTGA